The sequence below is a genomic window from Cicer arietinum cultivar CDC Frontier isolate Library 1 chromosome 6, Cicar.CDCFrontier_v2.0, whole genome shotgun sequence.
tattaatcaaaataaaaaatatatatatattttctctcGCATCAAAGACAATAAATATTGAATATCTTTTACTTTCACAATCTCTTTGAACCCTTTTCTCTCATATGTCTATATTTTCCTCATACTTAATTGATTCTTAATACAACACCACCATCATCTCCACGCAAATCGTTAATAAAGTCTCAAAATAATCTTATTCTTATACCTTGATTATTCGTCGTTCTTAATGAAACGAGGGTACCGTGAATCTCCTTCTACCTCTTTAGGTCCACCTCAATCTAAACCCAGACATAATTCTCAAGGTAACAACTACTTTATTATTGCTTTTTGCACCCCACAGTTTTTCCCCTCGTTTCGATTTTGGTGTTATTTGGATCTGGTTTTGATGCTTCAGGCTTCTTTTTGTGGGGTTTTAATGGGAGGAAGGAATGATGAAAAAGGGAAAAATATGAGGTTTTATTTTGCGGTTTGACCTAGTTTAAAATacttaattaacaattaattatataattacatAATTCAAATGATAATGGACCCTTGTTTTGTAATTTTAGGTTACGGTTGAAAAGTAAAGTTAATTTTTATAAGTAGAGGCTTTGTAACAATAGGTGTGAGTGTGACAAAGTTGGTTAAGTAGTGCTGAGGTTGTGAGCTTTGTAGCACCCACACTTTTCATGGATGACGTGAGTCTAGGTGTTTGACACCGACACATtgattaaattcaattaattaattttttcaaagtgTTGACATGTTAGTGTTGTATCTAGTATCTCTGTGTCGTGTTTCATAGCTTGTGAGGGAGGAATGTGGTTTGATTTCCGCTGAACACACTTTTGAGGAGGACGAAAAGGTTTAAGCTGCGGCATAGCACCCGAGCAGAGATTAGTCATTAGTCTCATAGTCAGTCTAAAGGATCGAAGCTTGTATACTATGCAATGTTGTCAATTGTCGATAATCGCGGTTTATTCAAATTCCGCTATGCTATAGTGCTATAGCACCGTAATAGCGgctatttaacaacactttgtactaaatagcataCTAAAGGGTAACGgagatttgttcaaattttgctGTGCTCCTCTATAgcggctatttgacaacattgatACTATGTGGAGCACTAGGGGTGCCAAATACCCTATTTATGGTGGTTTTATACTAAAAAGAAATAGAGGCTTTGTTCATCTTGACTGTGTAATGAATAATCAATCCTGCAAGTATATTTGATGAAAAAAAGCATGACATTGGACTTTtgttttattgaattattaatttgacGGAAATAAAAGTTCACCTTATTTTGTGATCCTAAGTTCCAACTTATGAATTGTTTGTATCATTCAATCATGAGGAGGTAAAGGAAAGAACTAGAAGTAGATCATTTATTCATCATTTAAACTGTAGGATGAGTTACGAATTACCATAGTTGCTAGTAtgtgtgtttttatttcgtgtTTTCTTTGTGAAAGTTGATGTGAGATTATGGTACTCTGTTcgtattttaatttgattcgtTGTTGTTTAGGTGATGCGAATTTTCTGGAGGATGAAACTACTAAGAATTTTGCTCGGAAAGTAGCTGACCATTACAGTGCAAGATCCAACCAGACCCTGGAAGAAAGAGAGGCTAGTCCAATAATTCATTTGAAGAAACTTAATAATTGGGTATGTGTGTATCCCGTCAGATGATTTTGTTATCGCCAGAGTattacatttttcttaataatggTTTTGTCAATTGTGTTATTTAACAGATTAAGAGCGTCTTAATTCAGCTTTATGCTCGCCGTGGAGATGCAGTACTCGACCTAGCCTGTGGCAAGGTGTTAATGGTTTTCAGCTGTTGTTTATATTCTGCAATTCATTCCCAGTTTATTGGCTTagctttcctttttcttttttgtttcacCAGGGTGGTGATCTTATCAAATGGGACAAGGCAAAAATTGGATATTATGTTGGTATTGACATTGCTGAAGGTTCAGTAAGTGTTAAAATTTTTTGCACTGGTTTTCCTTATCTGGTTGTTCACAAAATCACTTTGAtccagtgttgtcaaatagtggtGCTATTGCGTAggagaatttgaacaaattgctatTGTTCTGCAGTATGCTATTAGTACAAAGTGTTATCAAATAGCAGTTATAATGGCGTTATTGCACTGTAGCATAACATAATTTGAACAAACCGTTATTTTCTGCGATCCACAATCGACAATATTGCTTCCATCAATCTTACTAAGATGTAGTTGAATAAAGCTTTTTCAACATAATCATTCAAGCCATTTCTTAATAACAAATTAAGGATGCACTTTTCACTTAACCTTTTTTTTGGgtataatattaataagaaaGTTTTGCTGTTGACTACATCTAATGCTAATTTCAATTTCTTCACATGACAATAATGAGATATTTATTTGTTCTTAGTGAACTTaactatttatatttcaaattgtGATGCATTGATAGATATTATAATGTCCTTGCTAGTGATGGTAAACTTTCCATTGTAACTTATATTTTATAGCTTGAGTCCTTGTTTTTCCATTGTGAAACATTGCATACCTTATTTTGCCAAGCTATTTgcaattttcatatatttgtaGTCCTCACTGTCTGCTTACGGAGCTTAACAATCTGTGCAGATCAAAGACTGCCGTACCCGTTACAATGGTGACGCCGACCATCATCAGCGACGTAAAAAGTTTTCATTTCCTGCTCGTCTAATATGTGGAGACTGTTATGAGGTGAttaatatttctattatttGCTTTATGCTTGGTAACTTTGTGTTTTTAAGTGTACATTTCATCTCCGTTTAGTTATTCTTATAGACATTGATGGTTTGTTTGGGAACAAATTGAGAAGGTTATGAAAAATGGAAATTGGAAGATATTGTAAAAGTAGATGGTATATTACATTCACAATCTTTTCTCTTTCCTTCAAATTCATTCTCCTCAAAATCACTCTATTCAAAATGATCGCAAATATGCTTTTGCAAAGTTGAAGCAGAAGATTTTGATGCATACCATCCTGTTCTCAATAtactttctctttctttctctgTTACTGTTTTTCTTCTGGTTGCACAAGTGTTGCTACTTGTGTTAAAGTTAAGGGTATTAGATAAAATAAGGAGAAGAATgagaagaaagagaagaaatatGATTATGGTGTGAcataatataattgataatgaTTTGATACTTACTTGAAACAGATAGACTCAAACCGAAATAATAAGGGAATTTAGgaaacaaatcaaataataataataataataataataataataataataataataataataataataagtaatattAAAACTAATCCGAATAGATCATGTAAGATATTCTCAGATTATAATAAATTGATCCTTAGAAATAAcaaagatactctaatataatatcaaagatattttcttatattttaacaCTCCCTTTTTAAGAATATTTACTCTAAGCTTAATTTTCTTATATTCTAACACTTCCACgtaagctaaagcttactaagcaGTAAGCATACTATACTTAGATACCTCTTAGCATGGCGACTTCAAAAccagaaaattaaaatttttaaatgttgaGTCATCTAGAAAAGTGGTCTTCGGCTTCAATTACAATTTCtgtatttgtttaatttttatacgtAGGTTTTTCATTGTTCATGTCATTTACAATTTCAGGTACGCTTGGACAAAGTTCTTGCAGATGATGCTCCTTTTGATATGTGTAGTTGCCAGGTAAATGATGCACTCTTGTGTTAAATATAGATCATtcatgtatttaatatttatgcagaaagaaaaaaatggatgTGTGCTACTAGTAAGTGTGTTTTCTTTATGTGGTCTCTCCTAGAAACTATCTTGTTTCTCTGCATCAACTTATGGTCCATgttttcttgttaaaaaatCCGTAAGATTTTCTTTTAATGCACTTTTCACATCTAGATTTGCTCTTAAAAAGTTCATATTCTACTACCAATTCCCTTATACAAATGAAAGTTCTACTATCAATTTCCTAATACAAATGAAAGAAACCTTTAAATTCAGTGATATGTCTACCATCTATATTTATATGGTTTAAATATGCATTTGGTCCTTGCAAATATACCGTTTTTTGCTTTTAGTCCAAAGTTTGTTTTTTTTCGTTTTTGCAAATATACCACATTTTGCCTTTCATCCCcgttgttttatttttggtccCTACAAAATTTGTTCATAATGAAATTAGTTCCTGTAATATTTGTTTTAGTCCTTATGTAGAGGGACTAAAACCAAATATTCTACATATTACAAGCACCAATTCCAATGTAAACAAATTTTGCaagcactaaaacaaaacaaggACTAAAAGCAAAATGTGGTATATTTGTAAAGatgaaagaaaatattatagGGACTAAAAGGAAAAAATGCTCTATTTGCAGagaccaaatacatatttaaacctattTCTATTATCGACGAGggccatttttttctttcaataagtAAAATCACCTTACTGTTTTGTCGGTACAAGTAATATTGCTATGCTGTCTATACTCTTTTAGCTCACTACATACAGATTACAAACTTATTTCCATCTTGAAAGTGCTGATTTCTAATCTGATAAACATTTCAAACACTGCAGTTTGCATTGCACTACTCTTGGTCTACAGAGGCCCGTGCTCGGCGAGCATTGGCTAATGTGTCAGCTCTACTCCGTCCAGGAGGCATTTTCATTGGAACAATGCCAGATGCCAATGTGATTATCAAGAAGCTTAGAGAAGGTTTTTGATACACATACAATCCTAATTACAATTCTTTCAAAATAAACTTAGTTGTTGATGAAGTTATATGACATCAATTGATCTATCGAGCTGACCTCGTTTAATTTGATAAGACATTGTGATTGTAGTtgttttagaataaaaattgaTGGAAATCAGTATTTTTTCAAGACAGTTCACAAAGGCTTGCTTATTTGTttcagaaaataattttacttagaataataatatatttagggATTTAGTCTTTGTTATGTGAATTGTCTACAGGATAACAGAAGACTAATTTTTTATATGCAGCTGAAGGGTTGACTTTTGGTAATAGCGTCTACTGGGTTCGATTTGACGAAGAATTTTCTGATAAGGTAATCCTCCTGcttcatcattttattttataatgtttggAACATGTATAATTGTGGGAATAATTATGAATTCTACTTCTAACCAAATTTTTCATGTGATTCAGAAATTTAAGTCTTCCAACCCCTTTGGAGTAAAGTACACGTTCCATTTGGAGGTatcattgttttgtttttttaagcaTCTAGGTAGTTGTTTTCCTTCAACACAAGATGTGTGACTCAAATAATGTCTATGTTTGTTTTAATCAGCAGCACATTCAAATGTAGACAAGTCGAGTACTTGAAGCTTGAGTTTTGTTTGTGAACAAATAGATGGCTTAAGCTTAACTCATTTATTTAATCGAGTCTAACTTAAAGCATGAGTTTGGCTTGTTATAAAGAGTAAAGCTTGAGCTTGACTCATTTATTTAAAGCGAGTCtaactaaaaaaattcttaaattatCTTAGACAGTTACATTTTCACAATTCAGTTACTAAAAGATCCATTGTCTTCACTACTATATAAAAGAAActtcaaaattagttttaataCTCTCAAATCGCAATCAAGTTCataatatcatcaatatattttgagcttaagagttttttttttatcttgggTTAAGAAGTGAGAACCTTAGTATGTAGTATTGTAATATATATCTAATCAAGCTATTCACGGGCCTTTAATGTCAGACCTGTAACGCTTGAACTTGGCTCATTTAAATGATTGTGCTCAATCTCAAATATaggtttgtttttttaaataaataaaaaaaaacgagTTTGCTCAAGCATCTAACAAGCTGAACTCGAATTGTTCATGGATAGTTCAGTTTATTTACactcttatttttaaaacttatgCCACCATTAAGACATTGCCTTTTGTTGCAGGACGCCGTTGATTGTCCTGAATGGATTGTTCCCTTTCATGTATTCAAGTCATTAGCTGAAGAGGTATATCTTACTGCCTGTGAAACTTCTTAACTTAACTAATCCCACCCACTCCCAATTTCCCTTCCCATTCAACTgcttaaattaaaatttctagGTTTCACATTGGAGTGTGTGATTAAAATTTTCAGTATGATTTTGAGCTGGTTTTCGCTAAGAACTCGCATGAATTTGTCCATGAGTATATGAAACGACCGGAATTTGTTGATCTCATGCGAAGACTTGGTGCATTGGGAGACGGAAACCAAGATCAAGGTAACCCTTTGTGCCTATGCTATTTCAATTTccattaaatttcataaaacaTTACTTTTCTCTGTATTTTATGGTTAACATGCATATTTTTCTATTTCAGGTACACTATCATCCGATGAATGGGAAGCAGCATATTTATACATGTCATTTGTATTGAGAAAGGTATGTTGGAAAGTAATTGAGTTCGCAGGTTCATGATGATAATGCCACCATTTTGTCAACAATGTTAGttgaaattagttttttttgtgAACCATCAGCGAGGTCAACCCGACAAAAACCAAGCGACCGGCAGAAAAGACCGAGGGTTGATGCATATTTCAGAGGAAGACATAATGTATATCGGCAATGAATATTGACTAACACGAACAAATAAACCACGAGTTTTCAAGAAAAGCTATCAAACAGCATAAGGGCATATGAAGCAATCTGCAGCATTGCCAAGTTGCCTTGAGACACTATAATTTTATCTCACAATCTTGAGCTCTAGCAACTTTTTTGCAATGAGATACATGTGGAATTTTGTAGGCTCGCTATAAATTTTTCAAGTAAATTTTCTGCCCCAGAATTTTTTGTGGTAAACAAGACTTGGCAGTGTAATTTACAAACTAATAATACTAAAGGCATGTCTGATTTGAGAAGACTATGTttctgttttttgttttttaaataataattataaaagtgTACTTTGTTTGCActttattacaaattttgaataataataaataaagtgaAAATAATGGGATAAGTTTGCAATTGTTAGTAAAATGTTATTTATCCTCAAATCTCTAATTTTTCTCTCTATAGCAGCCAGTAATGATGTAGCAATAAATCCGGAGTCCTGactaaacaaaaagaaaaactcGGGGTTTTCTTTGACTCCAAAATatggtaatattttttttacattgaatAAATATTAGGGGTGAAAGAGTAATCACCTTTATCTTTTGATGAGTATGAATGTTAACTTGATACTATACTAAAAAGGTCCAATGATTTAATAATCTCTCCTTCGAAAAACTAAAACTCCAGTTTGAGTTCATAAAACAATgagttttttatgattttaaattttttggatcaCAAATGTATTATAGATTAGAACACATTTACGTTTTTGGAAacttaaaattgagttttttcgGAGTTCAATAACATTatgaataatataaatttaattttttttttacatattcgTGTTCTAGGATACTTAAATTAAATGGTatctcaaaaaatttaaattataagttttcGAGAACACAAATTGAAGACGAgttaaaacaatttttgttttgtttttaaagaaagaaGGATAAATAACTAGTTTACGAAAAATATAATAGTAGTTTGTATGCGACTTAACCTACCTTTTGTATGATTTTATAGGGCCTAAAAAAGCGAGGGAAAAACTTCTTATGGATCTAATATACAACAAAATTTTGCCTATAGGGTTTTAGCTTAAGGGACACCCATTCTTCAATGGAAAAGTAAACATCATTCCTTTTCTTTTCAACACAATAATTCATCTTTTCTTGAGCTCGCTATAGATATTATTTTAGTTGTCGCAAAGCTTCATCTATACCTCTCAACCTTAAGCAATAATTTTCACATGAGTTTCACCTTCTTGAAAGTGCACCAAGAATAGTAGTTTTCTCTTGCATACAACCTCAAAAAGAGTGAACCCATCCGACACCTAGAAAGTTGTGTTGTACCAATAGTTCTTCCTAGAGAAGTTAATGGGATCAACACTTTGGTTGCTTGGACACAAACACCTCAAGTAAGCGTCTAAAACACATATTGATGAGGACATAAAAAACATAACCAAGGAAAGAAACATAGAGGATATTCAAGATTTTGGAATTTCAATGACAAGAGCAAGGTCAAAGAAGGTAAATGATGCTCTAAATAATTTGATAGCCACTTTATTTGAAGCAAGTCCAATTCATGAAGAATTGAAGCCTAAGATAGTAAATTGTTTAATCCAAATTGAAGAAATTAAGGAATGAAAACTGCACATatgtattattaaaatttaatattagttttaattaaagtagTAAACTGAATTAGTAAGAACATTTGGGTTTAATTGTAAAAACTTGAGTTAGGACAAATTTAGAGAACTTGTAAGGTGTTTCCACTATAAAAGGCACACATGTAGCTCATGCAAAGGAGATTTTTTGAACAAATTCTTTTTATGTAAGACTTCGCTATTTAGAGTTCTTGAAATAATTCACTTTGAACTTATTAAGGCTGTCAATGTTTATGGAGTTTTTTTCAGCTTATCAATCTttagattgtggcgccattcTATTCTTTGTTCATCTTCTGAATTATAATTCTCTTTGTCATGAATCACTTTAAGGATCGTTCTAGGTTGAAAACTTAAAGATTGGAGCCAAAATCATGTTTTGTTGGTGAACACGATAACCGAAGCTACGAAATTCAGAATCGAACGATTTCAAAACGAGGTGAAAGAAGAGGTTTTGAAACGCAAATTAAGCTGTTGAATATCCAAAAAAGACTGTGTAAAATTCGAGATACGAATACGGGTTACTGATCACGAAAATTGGTAAATTTTGTGTATTAtggtttgatgtaaaggaaactggAAATTATAATTCATCAAACGAGAATGACACCACAATTtagggattgataagccaaaaagaatgccacaaggattaacaaccttgaaaagttcaaaataattttttttaagaactcTATAGAACAAAGCCTCACAAAATACTAATATGTTCAAAAAATCTCCTTTGCATAAGTTAGGGGTTTTCCTTTTATAGTGGTAGCACCTTACAAGTTCTCTAAATTTGgctaaattcatttttttacaattagacctaaatgttcttacTAATTAAGTCTATtgctttaattaaattaatattaaaatttgataacacaTAGGTGAAGCCTTCATTCCTTAATTTCTTCAATTTGGATTAAGCAATTTACTatcttgggtttcaattcttcATGAATTGGAGTTGCTTCAAATATAGTGACTATCAAGTTATTTAGAacatatttttccttctttgaCCTTGCTTTTGTCATTGGAGTTCCAAgactttgaatattctctatgcttccttccttggttatgaTTTCTATGTCCTCATCACATATCAACTATTTTTGTTTGTCCATCGGGTTAGGGATGGTAAGTGAAGGAAGACATTAACACAGTCCCTTGGAGCTTAAACAACTCATTCTAAAAAGTAATCATAAATAATGGGTGATAGTTTCTCatgattgaatttgaaatttcatGTTATCTTACTACTTCTTTGGCAAACAACAATCGTTCAATAATTGAAAATCTGTTTGAAAGGAATATAATGACTATACTTGGATAGTCAATTTGCCACTACCAAAATAGCTTCTAACCACTACTCTTTGGAAATCATTGTCAAGTTATGAAATCAATGAATATTTCACTCCAAACCAACACTAAAATCGGAAGTGGCTCTAATAACCCATTAGGTGTCGTGGCTacatattttttgtctttaGCATATGTCACACGCCTACTCATGCACCATCTTCTTGATACTTTGCCAAAATAAATTTGCAATCAATCTTCTATATGTACGCAAAAGTCTAGAATGACCTCAACTTGGTGAAGCATGGAAATCCTTCAGTAATACATGAATCATATTGGACACGACAAAGATAACAGACGTATTCATATAAAATAGTATCCCACCTTTAATTAGATAATCTAGTTTATCCTCTAGATCTTTTTGAATAGCCTCCATAGTAGTTTGCAATACAACATCCTtcaacatgtttgcttgcaaatCTTTCCCTTGCTaccaaataaaataagaaactaTAACACTCAAATGTAAGTCTGCATGTTATCTAGATATATCATCAGCCACCATGTTTTCTCTTCTCACCTTGTACATCACtttaaaatcaaaatccaaTAACTTTGTGATTCATTCTTGTTGGCTTGTAGTAGTGATCCTTTGTTGTATAAGGTGCTTCGAGTTTGTTTAATCTAAGTAAACAATAAACCTTGTTATGAGTAAATAGTGCCTCAATTGTTAAGTGTCTAGAACCAAGGCCAGTAGTTCCTTTTCATAAGTTGATAAGGACCATGAtagcatgaagatgattcatattttaataaattgggatgaaatttatttattttaatttggtttgtaataattcttagtttcctttaatttaaagttataaTAGTTT
It includes:
- the LOC101495965 gene encoding mRNA cap guanine-N(7) methyltransferase 1 — encoded protein: MKRGYRESPSTSLGPPQSKPRHNSQGDANFLEDETTKNFARKVADHYSARSNQTLEEREASPIIHLKKLNNWIKSVLIQLYARRGDAVLDLACGKGGDLIKWDKAKIGYYVGIDIAEGSIKDCRTRYNGDADHHQRRKKFSFPARLICGDCYEVRLDKVLADDAPFDMCSCQFALHYSWSTEARARRALANVSALLRPGGIFIGTMPDANVIIKKLREAEGLTFGNSVYWVRFDEEFSDKKFKSSNPFGVKYTFHLEDAVDCPEWIVPFHVFKSLAEEYDFELVFAKNSHEFVHEYMKRPEFVDLMRRLGALGDGNQDQGTLSSDEWEAAYLYMSFVLRKRGQPDKNQATGRKDRGLMHISEEDIMYIGNEY